tgCCTTTCcacaacaacacttgttacaacactattttacacaggatttcataagaatatgccaatatgctcatttttccctcaacacaacgttttaaaatgaaatgaaagacgtatgcatgctaaGTACGAATGTATGCATAGAATGATAAATGTATGattgaaaatctatgttattatattttaactgtatgaagtaatacttacgagtcatcgactcattttagtttttatgtatgccctcccagggacaagatgagtaTGACAGGTCAGGACGGGCACAACCCAAGGGAAAAAATatgaaggcctaggcaagatgttttatacgagaaactttaattatgaaagtttaatgtttttcgttgtaatattttaattaagaaaatgaattttatttataacattgagtcttttgtatcctggcatgaatggaaaaaaaatttaaaaagaatcgTAATTttcgtcaatttttatcaaaatcgttaGGACCCACCATAAGGATAGGTGTTACACAAGTGGTACTTAAATGAGGTTAATTGAATAATGATGGGTCTAAATGAAGAAtgtttaagtaaaaaaaatcaattaaagatTAAGACCACGTGGAAGAGAAGGCTCTAAGTGCTAAGAGTATTTTTATTATGCAAATTCTAAGTTTAAATTACCTAtgtgaatgaaaaagaaaggagtAAAGCTATGTATACATGTAGGTtgtcatctgacacgcacatgaatggattaCATAAAATGAGAATGGCATGGAGTTCAGGTAAgtattatattcatacttttttagagttttctgaatgattgaaattcaaaatgaaatgtttctctttatgaaaatgaaatgaaatatgctatgataaaattttattttaaagaaaatgaaatgagttttatgaaaatatgacgttgtatttatattttaaagtatatgtatgtaataatGTTATTTGACATCACCTTTTTATGCATTACAAAATGTGTTGTATGCTTGCGAAatgaatattatatgtaatacTTATTATCTTTATgttatatgaaatgaaatgataatatttatgctttattttattaaatgatgtttcatgagatgaaatggactgataaatgaaatgaaagaaaaaggaatggactaaaatgaatggaaacatatgaatgttttaatgtatgaagcTATGTAACGACCAAGACTGaatgaatgatggtaccaaTGGACTAGATAGATTGTAATGCCAAGTAAGTAATACTGGTAATGCACCCAGTGCTACCCCTTGACTGAAGGGATTCCCAACCTGTGGTCACAAGCAGAATTTGTGAccaaaagaccactaacccAACACACATGGTATAACGTATACAAGTTATTGGAAAGTGATAATAGTTAATTGGATGTTATGAAATGATTTAGTttctttatgaatgaatgtataAGGTgtggaaaatgtttttttatgagGAAGTAAAGTtacctttttaaagaaaacctcaccttgtaatgttttcaaagaaagaaaatgttctATGTAAAGTATGTAGAGgaatgataaataaatgaataaaaacctatgttagtttatttttatattatgaagtaatgcttactgaGTATTCTACTCATTTTGATTTTATGTGTGTCCTGCCCAGAAATGAAATGAGGATGACTCATCATGACAAACATGACCTAGGGAAAAGGTGAGAAAAGCTTAGGCATGTTTTAGTAAATTTATGAACTCATATTATgtaaaaatggattttttatttaaatttaatgaatTCCACTGcaaacttttctttaatttataaggcctgtttattttttaattatggaaTCTTTTATATcctaaaaaggaaatgaaaagtttttaaaaaattcaataattctTAATATCCTATCACATTTTCTAAGACTATTTTTTGAAGTGCCACTACAAAGACAAGCGTTACAGTTCCAACAATACATACACTCGGGTATTTTTGTCCTCACCAGTTCAAGACTCCTGCAATTAAACAAAGTCAAAACAATGTGTTGCCCAAAAGAAACAATTGATAAAAGTTAAACAAAACTACGTGTAacaacacaacttaaaaatatttttatctgcACAAGTTTAACCCTCCTACAATCCACTTTTTTGGGCATTTTTCTTTACCATCTAAACGGTGTCGTCTTTATATTGCACTGTACTGTTTGGCAATCCATTAGCAGTCTAATTTCAAGTGAGAGTCTAGCCCACTTATTAAGAGAtacatttaataatttatttttattttaacagtCTAATAtcacttattttttaatcatcaaaCAAAACATTGTTGTTCCAAGAACACACAACTTATAAATAGAGTGAGATTATACTTAAaaacaaactcaaaacaatGCGTTGACTATAAGACAATAATTGATAAAACTTAAATTGGAAAGCTAACGCATAACTTATGACTCGTTTGTTtttgcagataaaataaattgagattaaaataaaaaattgaataaaatattattaaaatatatatttttaatattattcttattttaatatttgaaaaattgaattgtttattttattttatgtgagaatttgagaaagcagtaataattaaatgagataaattaagaAGAATTGTAAAAACAAACAAGCTGCTTTTCTCACAAagcctttgcatgaattgcctAATTTCCTCTTTTCAGACTCTACGTGAGTTTCTCGTAGACGCTTTGTCGAGCAGCAGAGCATCCTCAACGTTGTTGCCTGCATCGTCTTTTATGCATGCTTCCTCTCTCTTCCGTGGTTTGTGCTAGCTTATCATCTCTACCTCTCTATCTTGCTTTATTTAGTAGATCTTGAATTTttgcattctttttaatgattttctAACCCCAATCGAAAAGCCTTCACATTTCAAAAtcactaaacttttttttttcctccactttcttttgctttttgtttatttttcttccttgcTTGCAATGGACTTGGAGCTGTGTACGTACTTACATTTCTTTGGGATTTTTAATTGtgctttttgaaaattttattaagtcAAAAGGGGTTATATCattttgattataaattatatatgtttacTCTGAGAAGGCAGGAGGGAGTCGAAGCTGGATCTTTCTAAGAGTCCAGATTGGGCACCCGCCCTAGCCAAGCAGGGGCCGGATGGGGTCGTTGGACGTGTTGGATGCAGTGGTCGGCCGCCCACCCCTAGGGCTAGGTTGGGTTTGATAAAATGGCTAGGTTATGACATTTTGTATATTTTCAAACATGGAATAAAACGTGGCGCTTATGTTCCAACATTTATAGAAGGAGCCCACCAAATTTTGGGCACATCTTGTATTCGAGTCTAAATCCTAATGACTTGGAATGTTAAGAAATATTCTTCCAACGTTGTTGcaacaatgataaaattcaaattaaactatgataaattattatttatcttaaaaatttatatttatagaaagaagtgaacttaattatttaattttttgtcttaCACACTCATTTCACTTTGATGAGACTCTCCTTTGATAAAATGGACCCAACACATGAAATACTTAGGCCCATTTTGGATACAAAAGTCCCTCCAATTCATATAATCTaatcattgtaatttttttaaatttttacataaaatataataaataatttaatttttttaaaatctcaaaataataatattaaaaaataatatgagaacaatattttattcaactttcatctcaattcactatccaaacctccacTTTGTTAAATGAGTTAAATTCGAGGTTAGAATTCAAATTTAGTTTTGATGATGTCGAGATAGAATTCAAAATtcaatagaaatatatatattttgaaatgaaaaaaatgaaggagAATGTGAGATATTGTTTTTTGAAGGCTCTTTATATGTAAGAAATTACATTAAGATGAGATATGATAAatctataaaatcaaatatcttaattagaataataatctaatcaaattcttgatttgaatttatgtcTGACAAACAGCATGTAAGTGGCATGgatgtttaataaatgtatccaaccacaaatatgaaaaaataaccCAAATCTTCCAAAAATTATTAAGTCATGGAAACTACGCGGATgtttattttccaaaatttagtttttttaaactatttagcAAACATCTGAAAACCTATTCTCAAACTCTTCTTAAAACTTTTCACAAACAGCTCTCATACATTTTCATCTGATCGTCCACATAAAATACTAACCCAAACATgaacataaacaaaaaaccCAACAGGATCTAAAAGGGATCACTATCAGTTTCAGCAGACACAACTTCTACTTCAGAAATTCAATTTCACtactcaatatattttttgctGAATATAATACTTTTAATTGCAATGTATGAAGTCAATTATAAATCCAGTAGATAGAACAATGATTGTCTATAGGACACATGCAAGAGCCGTGGAACGGTGTGGCCTCACacccttaaaataaaataatgtggaGGGTGGAAGCTGTGGAGGTCGCTTCCTCGCCTGTCCCGCATGCTTGTAGCATTGCTTGACAcgcttcattttttaaaaagcaaCAACAGTATTACTCGCATTAACCTTGCCTCCATGTCTCTATCTATGcaagtatttaatttttaagagagAACTTATGCCAATTGGAGTTTTTAAGTGTCGTCACCCGGCCATCAGGGATGCCCACATAACCAAGACTGAATCAAATCTTCTTTAGAGTATTCAGAACTAGTTCATTCCAAAAGATGaagaatgaaaattaaataattagaggATTTGAACTGATCATGACATCATTTTAAATACCATCCACACCTTATAAAAGTATGATAAAACATATAATTAGGTATCTGTTTATGTCAAGAGACAAATAAACTTGGATACATTAATCCGACCAATATTTGTGTCCAATACaatgggaaaaaaagaaaacagaaattaGACCCTACAGTTGATCAAAAACTGCTAGATAGTTAatctaattatcataattatttAGTTTGAACTCTAATTGAAGTTAGATCTACTGGAAACGTCTAACACTTACATACAATAGGTTTTTCTGTCGAAAATGTTATTTTAAGTTTCCagtttcttaatatatatatatatatatatatatatatatatgtacatataaatataaatataaatataaggtTTTGCTATGCATCAACAACTATTGTTCCCACCCCacacagcttttttttttttttcaatatcaaaCCCATCATCACCGAACCCaaacccatctctctctctctctctctctctctctctctctctctctctctctctctctctctctctctctctctctcccctaaaGCTCTCTCTCACCAAACcccctctgtctctctcatcaagctatctctctctctctccctcttgtcCTTCAGCTTCTTGGTTCCAACTAGTTTCAACACACATGGAGAGAGAGCATTTTTTCTACCTCTGTTTTCTTTCTGATTACAGTAGTTAGTTTTATGACTAAACTTGCTTCCGAAAAACAATGGTAAGTATTTTGGTTTtctaaaagtaaagaaaaattatggaaggAGTATGGGATTAATTCAACGAGGGGAAAAACGCTCAATGGTTGACACCTAGGGTGTGGGGGCATGGGGTTTGGCATAGTGGTTGATGagaaaatttattctaatatatatatatatataagtaatactaGATACAGTCTTATATAAGAATAAAACTACTTTGCCCCACCAAATGCACCGCTCCTATTGACCGCTcaccaaattttaatttttacttaataattaaagataatttttaatgtatttttttatttttaaaaatatttaaatttattaaaaaatatgaaaagcaaaaaatcaaaaaaaatataaaattcaaaatgagCTAGCGGGCACACCTAGTGGTCAAAGTTAGGCTGCACGCTAgctttactctttatataataTGCACAAACCTCATATGCTCTTTTTAGAAAAAAGTGGGATCCactattaaaaagtaaatttttatatatagatctcatatttgTCTACTTATTTAAACGGACGACACGATATTTATACACCTTAAGACTATACAAATAATTTCTCTATACATAATAATAGTGATTTCCGTTAGTACTCTAATAAGTTCCTTTCCGTCAGCACTGTGAGGTTGAACATCGTAAATAAATGGATcgaaaatagaaagagaagagttgacataatttcttttctttctttaattagaTTGTTGATATCTAACTGATGAGGACTTTCAACAAGAGATAAcacataatttcattttataattaGCTGATGAATTGATCAAAATGGTACTAATTTGCTAGCTTTATCCATTCAACTTCATGAACATGCAATTAATTCTTGTTGATCTATATATAGATGAAAAGCTTTAGTTTTCATGCTTAGAAGCAACTCAAGTTAATTAGATATCAAACTCATCATATGTATAGAGGTTCCTTGTTGCTCAAAATAGAGTTTAATTAGAGTAAAAAGCACATAGAATTAACATAAttaagtatattaaaaaaattaaatattcaaataatattattgtaagatATATACACTtcgtatatatatttaattatctcTCCTACTCTAAACTTTAGTATCGAGAAATTAACTTTAAATGGGTTGATGTCATATGAGAAATCGCTACTAATTAAAAGTATAAATTAAGAGTCTAAACGGAATCAACTAGCTAGTAATTAATTAGTAAAACAAATGCATGCGCAATATCGCAAATTGTCACATCACTTTCTCTGTGTATTCTTCTATGTTCTAAACCGTCCAGAGAATCCTAGACAACAGAATAATGCAATTATgtagtccaaaaaaaaaaacaaaaaaaatgtaattatcTGTACAGTTTCTTCTTGGTCGGAAGTATATATTATAAACATTAATTAAATACTACTACGACATACATGATGATTACACCGAGTGATTCCCTTAATTCCAGTATTAAAATCCTAAGATTTGTCAACCGCCTATATTTTAATGGGGTTAATTCGCACATTAGAAAACTTCCGATTTGATTCCGTTCAtaccaaaatttatataaaccaTTTCAAGAATGTACGTACTCGTAACAAATTAGTAGTAAACCCTTCTTCCCCTCGAGAAATTTGATAGGGATATGGATGCCTCTGCAGAAAACTCATTGATGCACCTCAATGACCACCTCAATGACCACCTCAATGACTTTGAGTTGCATGATTTCATCGAAGAGGCTAACTTCAATCATTGCATCGAGTTGATTCGAGGAGAATGTGAAGACCCAGTTGTCAATTTTGATACTGACCTTATCAATGGATGTTTTGTGGATAACCAGTTTGGAGTATCGACCACGGGAGACATGTATGATTACAATGCAACAATGGTGTCCGACGTCCCAGATTCGACTTTTCATAAGTTGCCAAGTTTTGATGGGAATGCGATGGACCATGATGAGGATATTGATGAGGAGGATTCTTCCGCAACCACCACCACGACAACGACGACGCCGACAAAGAGGGGAAAGGTTGATAGGTCAAGAACTTTGATTTCAGAGCGTAGGAGAAGGGGAAGGATGAAGGAGAAGCTTTATGCATTGCGTTCCTTGGTCCCTAACATAACCAAAGTATGTCTGGCCCTTTTAGGTGAACATAATTTGTTTTCATCTCTGATTATGATGATTACCCAATTCATTATAACTAGATGATCAAGAAGTTTTGCTGAAACCAAAAGGGAATTAGAAagtcaagtatttttttttttttttttttaaatgaaagtccAATTTTGCTACACATGAAGTTATCTCCATGTATAGAATGGCTGCATGGCAGATTTAATTGCAAATCTTGAGCATGACTATATAAACGATATTGCTTAAACATCATATACTGCAGATGGACAAGGCCTCCATTGTTGGAGATGCTGTGCTTTACGTGCAAGACCTGCAAATGAAGGCTAAGAAGCTGAAAGCTGAGATTGCGGGTCTTGAAGCATCTTTAGCAGGATCAAAAAGATATGATCAAGGACTAATTCATGATAGCCCTAAGAAGACTCAAGTGCAACAAGGCAACCATCTGATTTGCAAGAAGATCATACAGGTTCATTTTATAGAAATCACTCAGTGTCTTATACTGCTATGGAAAAGTACTTACGAATGTTTATGTGTCAATGTAGATGGATGTGTTTCAAGTGGAGGAAAGAGAGTTTTATGTGAGATTGGCGAGCAGCAAGGGAAGAGGGGTGGCTTTATCACTTTACAAAGCTCTTGAATCCCTTACCGGCTTCATTGTTCAGAGTTCCAACTTGGCCACAGTTTCTGACAGATTTGTACTCACATTCACATTAAATGTATGGTTTTTTCTAGCCCTATAATGCCATGTTTCCTCTTCCTAAATCTTCTTTTTCCTGTTCCTTCAAGTCTTCATAAGTCTAACTCGTTGGTTGCCATTTGATCAAAATAGGTGAGAGATTGGGAAAAGGAGATGAACTTGCCAAATTTGAAGCTATGGGTTGCCGGGGCTCTCATGAACCAAGGGTTTGAATTTATAATACCTTTATCTGCCTAATCTCTcgccctccctctctctttcacCCCTAatttcaccccccccccccccctctctctctctctctctctctctctctctctctctctctctctctctcacactctcAAAATTCAATCCTGTCTaatggtttttagataatgCTACCATGAGCACGAATCAGCAAATGGGCATCTGCTATCATAGGGAGTGAAGAATCATGTTTGTTTTGCATATGTGTATGCAAGTTGCTTGTTAAAGTTAGTTGCTATGCTCTTTGAAGTGGGAAACCTCATTTTATAAGGTTTTGCCGATGTGACGATCTATCTTATAGGCGCATGCAATTATGctcttttttcattatttattgaAGTAACAGGATTTGGTGTCCCTAGCTACTGCTTCTGTTTACCATCAATTTGCAACTTGAGTTGTTTTTTGagttatgtaaaattattttattgaaaatattgctttaatacatgatgatgatgatcaattGAAGCATGCACGCTGCTCAACTAGATACTGTACTCGATGACATGTTTAGAGAATGGGAGAACAGTactaaaggaaaaacaaaatgcaagtgAACcccaagaaaaatatatattagaggTCAACTGGTTTTATTTAT
This Carya illinoinensis cultivar Pawnee chromosome 11, C.illinoinensisPawnee_v1, whole genome shotgun sequence DNA region includes the following protein-coding sequences:
- the LOC122282209 gene encoding transcription factor FER-LIKE IRON DEFICIENCY-INDUCED TRANSCRIPTION FACTOR, which encodes MDASAENSLMHLNDHLNDHLNDFELHDFIEEANFNHCIELIRGECEDPVVNFDTDLINGCFVDNQFGVSTTGDMYDYNATMVSDVPDSTFHKLPSFDGNAMDHDEDIDEEDSSATTTTTTTTPTKRGKVDRSRTLISERRRRGRMKEKLYALRSLVPNITKMDKASIVGDAVLYVQDLQMKAKKLKAEIAGLEASLAGSKRYDQGLIHDSPKKTQVQQGNHLICKKIIQMDVFQVEEREFYVRLASSKGRGVALSLYKALESLTGFIVQSSNLATVSDRFVLTFTLNVRDWEKEMNLPNLKLWVAGALMNQGFEFIIPLSA